The Paenibacillus sp. BIC5C1 DNA segment ACTCTTGACTTCACCGTTCCCAGTGGCACTTCCAGAATCTCGGCAGCTTCGGATAAACTTAATTCGTTCATATAACGCAGCAGAATCGCTGAACGTATCTTTTCAGGCAACTCATGAACCCATTTTGCCCAGACCTCGGACTCCTCCACATGTTCGATCAACGTATCAACCGGATCAGCGGTTCGTTGAGGGGTGAGAATAAACTGCCTTTTCTCCCGCTGTTTGGCTGTGCGTTCCCTCTTCAGAAAGTTAAGACAATGATTCACCGTAATTCTCATCAGCCATGTCTTCATGTATTCAACCTTCTGCCAATCCTGACGAAATACCGTAATAAAAACATCGTGGCATACATCTTCTGCATCCTGAGCATGATGGAGCATGTAATAACAAGTTCGGTACACATCCTTGTTGTACATCTCAAACAATTCCTTTTCGTTCAAAAGCTTTCCCTCCTTTCTCTGCATCAGCCATCTCAAATCTATAGACAAAGCCGATCCTTCAAAGGTTCATTCTTACCCTTTCTCCACTCAACAAAAAAGAACCTTCACTTCCACAGCATTGCAGAAATGAACGTTCTTTATGGGTTAAGACAAGACCAGAAACATGGCATTCCAGCGATACCTAAGGGGATTTGCTAGATTTTTTTCACAAACTCGGACTTCAGCTTCATCGCGCCCAGGCTGTCGATTTTGCAGTCGATGTCATGGTCACCGTCAATCAGTCGGATGTTTTTGACTTTGGTTCCCTGCTTAACTACCAGCGAGCTGCCTTTCACCTTCAAATCCTTAATGACCGTAACAGTATCGCCATCATTCAGGACATTACCATTGGAATCGCGTACTACTTTAGTTTCTTCCGCATTTTCTTCTTCTGACGCTAGCGCCCATTCGTGCGCACATTCTGGACACACCAACAAATTACCGTCCTCGTAAGTGTATTCGGAATTACATTTGGGGCAATTAGGCAAATTAGACATATGTACTAAACTCTCCATTCATTTTGTGGCTTCCTCGCAAGTATACGGGAATACAGTCCATTCTTCCACATAGGTACGAGTTTCATTGATTTAAACTAAATTTAAGATTACCCCGCCCCCTGATTTAAGGATGGTTCCTTATACTGAAGCTATAATTGAAATTCTTTTCTCACTTGAAATGCTGATATACATCCTATAAAAGGAGTTACTGCTTATGTCTCCCTATGTTTTTCCTGTCCAAACGGCTTTCTTTATTTTTGTCCTCATCGCCATGTTTCTGCTCGTGCCTTGGTTGATCTACGGATATCGGAAAGATGGATTTTTTAGCTGGTCACGATTTGGCGTCAGCTTTTCATTTATTTTCTACTTGCTGGCTGCATATTGTCTGGTTATTCTTCCTTTCCCGACCACTCGTAATACCTGTGCGCAGCAAGCAGCGGATACCGTATATTACAACCTTGTTCCGTTCACCTTTGTAAAAGATATTATGAAAGAAACACCAATCATCTGGTCTCAACCCTCCAGCTATATGGGAATGATTCAGGGCAGAGCTTTTCTGCAGGTTCTGTTCAACGTAATGCTTCTCATGCCACTTGGCGTTTATATCCGGTATTTTTGGCAAAAGAGATCTTACTGGAAACAGGCCTTGTTAAGCGGATTCGGCTTATCCCTGTTCTTTGAGATTACCCAAATCACCGGTTTCTACGGTTTTTATGATTGCCCGTATCGATTGTTTGACGTGGATGATCTCCTGCTAAATACTTCTGGAACGGTGTTTGGATTCTTCGCAGCTCCCATCCTGCTTGCCTTATTCCCGTCTCGTGCAAGTATTCAGGCGAAGAGCGAACAGATTCTGGAACAAGATAAGGTCTATCCTGTGCCTCAGTTGCTCGCACTTATCATTGACGGTGTAGTTGTCGTATTCCTGTCCAATCTGATGTCCATTTTCAATTGGAGTAATACAAATGTGATTGTCAGTACGCTAAATACTGTGATCGCCATGCTGTTTGTATTTTTCTTTATTCCATCCTTGCGAGATGGCAAGACTCCAGGTTCTGCCCTAATGCGGTTTAGATATGTTAACCGGGAAACTGGCGAGCCTTCAAGCGCATCCCTGTTTAAAAGGTTGCTGGCACTTTACGCCCCTTGGATCTTGGTTACCGTAGCCCAATTCATAACCGATTATGCCTTTCTGAACGAAAATGCGATGCTCGAACCTTATAAGGTGTGGATCTCTGTCGGAATTTTTGGTCTGCACATGCTTATTCTCTTGGTATTGTTTGTTCATGTCATGCTGGTGCTGTTCTCCCGGGGCAAGCGATCTTTTTACTGTGACGATGTATCCAAGACACGAGCATCCCGAAAGTAAATGCTGTACTCTGGCCACTCACAACACATAGGTTCAGGTGAAAAATAGTACCGTTGTGTTTGCCATTACAGTCGGCAAGTTTGATCCATCGTAAAAAAGGTGTGCCTCGTCAACTAATGACGAGGCACACCTTTTAACTATGTTGAGATGAAGTCCAGAGGACGTCGAACTATAGCCCCAGCAGCTCACGTTTGGAAGCTTCCGGGTCATGAACCAACTCCACTTCATGATTGAAAATCAGCGTAGCGCGATCATCTTTGTAGGCAGGCCAGTTCACACCTGCTGTCTCAGGCTTGCCCTGTTTGGCAAACGAAATCCATGCATCCTGCACTTTACCCGCAAGTTTTACCGCAGCGGCATCCGGTTCGGCATTCATAAACTTCAATACAGGTAACGTATTAAAAGCAAAAAAGATATCGATGCTATGAATTGATTTATGTAGCAGTGGATGCTCCGGCATCACCCAATCAAAGCGATACATCCATACAGGTGCATGTTTCTGCTGAGCTGCCGCATATTGCACAGCCGAGCGCCAGAAGAACAGATCTGTCATCACTTGGG contains these protein-coding regions:
- a CDS encoding RNA polymerase sigma factor encodes the protein MNEKELFEMYNKDVYRTCYYMLHHAQDAEDVCHDVFITVFRQDWQKVEYMKTWLMRITVNHCLNFLKRERTAKQREKRQFILTPQRTADPVDTLIEHVEESEVWAKWVHELPEKIRSAILLRYMNELSLSEAAEILEVPLGTVKSRVYKGIRLLRKKWDQARKQHQKGEMYSEAYGKSVVSSSEK
- a CDS encoding zinc ribbon domain-containing protein YjdM; the encoded protein is MSNLPNCPKCNSEYTYEDGNLLVCPECAHEWALASEEENAEETKVVRDSNGNVLNDGDTVTVIKDLKVKGSSLVVKQGTKVKNIRLIDGDHDIDCKIDSLGAMKLKSEFVKKI
- a CDS encoding VanZ family protein, which encodes MSPYVFPVQTAFFIFVLIAMFLLVPWLIYGYRKDGFFSWSRFGVSFSFIFYLLAAYCLVILPFPTTRNTCAQQAADTVYYNLVPFTFVKDIMKETPIIWSQPSSYMGMIQGRAFLQVLFNVMLLMPLGVYIRYFWQKRSYWKQALLSGFGLSLFFEITQITGFYGFYDCPYRLFDVDDLLLNTSGTVFGFFAAPILLALFPSRASIQAKSEQILEQDKVYPVPQLLALIIDGVVVVFLSNLMSIFNWSNTNVIVSTLNTVIAMLFVFFFIPSLRDGKTPGSALMRFRYVNRETGEPSSASLFKRLLALYAPWILVTVAQFITDYAFLNENAMLEPYKVWISVGIFGLHMLILLVLFVHVMLVLFSRGKRSFYCDDVSKTRASRK